In Pseudosulfitobacter pseudonitzschiae, the sequence AATCAATACCCGCATGAATTGTCCGGTGGCCTGCGTCAGCGTGTAATGATTGCAATGGCCCTAACCTGCGAACCCGAAGTGCTGATCGCGGACGAACCCACAACCGCGCTGGACGTGACGACCCAAGCCGAAATCCTGCGCTTGATCGCGTCGCTGCAACGCGAGATGGGCATGGCGGTGTTGTTCATCACCCACGACCTTGGCGTCGTTTCGGAAATCGCTGATCGCGTTGTGGTGTTGAAAGACGGGCTGAAGGTCGAAGAAGGCTTTACCGCTGATCTGTTCGCATCGCCGCGCGCCGATTATACCAAGGAGTTGATGGCCGCATCCCCGCGTCTGGGAGAGGGCGCGCCGGTGCCCTTGGACAATCCCGCGCCGGTTTTGCAGGTCAACGGTCTGACCACCACCTATGGCGGCGGACTGTTCGCGCGTGCCAGCGCAAAGGCGGCCGTGCGCGATGTTTCGATCACGCTGGGGCGCGGCGAAACACTGGGGCTGGTGGGCGAATCCGGTTGTGGCAAATCCACCCTTGCTCGGTCGATCATGCGTCTGGTCACCCCCTCTGCTGGCGAGATCACGCTGCTGGGCAACCGGATCGACGGGCTGTCACGTGCCGCACTCAAAGCGCACCGGTCACATATCCAGATGGTGTTTCAGGATCCCTATGCCTCGCTTAATCCGCGCATGTCGATCTGCGATGTTGTGACAGAGCCTGCATTCTTGCACGGAATGGTCAACCGCACGGACCGCAAAGCGATGGCGCTGGACCTGTTGGCGCGCGTCGGCCTGCCTGCCGATGCGGTCGACCGGTACGCACACCAGTTTTCGGGTGGCCAGCGCCAACGCATCTGTATCGCCCGCGCCCTGTCTGTTCGCCCGCAAATCATCGTCGCGGACGAGGCCGTGTCGGCGCTGGATGTGTCGAACGCGCGCCGGATCACCGACCTGATGGCTGACATCCAGAAGCGCGACGGTGTGTCGATGCTGTTCATCAGCCACGACATTGCCGTGGTCGAACGGGTCAGCCACCGTATCGCGGTAATGCTGAACGGCCAGATTGTCGAAACCGGCCCCACCGACCGCGTGCTGCACGACCCGCAACATTCCTATACTCAACGGTTGCTGGCGTCGGTGCCACGAGTTGCCGCAAGACACACACCGCTGAGGGTGGCAGGCG encodes:
- a CDS encoding ABC transporter ATP-binding protein, with translation MKLMPPNPPVMSVRDLRVAFGATEAVHGLSFDIHRGETLALVGESGSGKSATALSILRLIEREGGQITGGTIRLGGTRPANITSLRASELRALRGDRVAMVFQEPMTSLNPVMTIGAQICETLSLHRGLHGAAAREAARAALERVKVPEPAQRLNQYPHELSGGLRQRVMIAMALTCEPEVLIADEPTTALDVTTQAEILRLIASLQREMGMAVLFITHDLGVVSEIADRVVVLKDGLKVEEGFTADLFASPRADYTKELMAASPRLGEGAPVPLDNPAPVLQVNGLTTTYGGGLFARASAKAAVRDVSITLGRGETLGLVGESGCGKSTLARSIMRLVTPSAGEITLLGNRIDGLSRAALKAHRSHIQMVFQDPYASLNPRMSICDVVTEPAFLHGMVNRTDRKAMALDLLARVGLPADAVDRYAHQFSGGQRQRICIARALSVRPQIIVADEAVSALDVSNARRITDLMADIQKRDGVSMLFISHDIAVVERVSHRIAVMLNGQIVETGPTDRVLHDPQHSYTQRLLASVPRVAARHTPLRVAGAHPVDA